One part of the Humulus lupulus chromosome 9, drHumLupu1.1, whole genome shotgun sequence genome encodes these proteins:
- the LOC133799460 gene encoding uncharacterized protein LOC133799460: MEEAKDLNTMKVEELMGSIQTFELNRQMRQKENPTKVKEKEKSIALKGFEKKNRQLVCLNNTVSVNKVTDNTTCTVDVVDTDFDESEANEDSLEESYKKWFQSKGKIVFVQARSLPIVSSDLTLQVSDPSTSLNVSSAKRQIDTFCDGVAGKVIGKGTLNFEGVIDKDGNCVLKVLDHLTIVLFKDYPKWVNSLLVEILNGKKYNFVCVDDFSRFTWVDFLRGKSDTFEAFKTLCLKLRVEKDYNIGKIVRYRRDHGKEVENTAFDEFYKSCGISHEFSAPKTPGQNGVVERENHTLQEMARVMLNSKKLSKRLWDGAINNACYKINSVFTSSRAYRVYNMRKQTVMESANIVVDDVKDFSEFSTEVEMEKFMENTPTTSDAQYDVSETLPVVTETSIKLSSMASDTSPSEQAEAQMSRIINDSIHREPSKRLLLVVACIMGFKLHQVDVKSSFLNGVLNKEAFNEQPKRFEDPRFPNHVFKLIKVVYGLKQAPWAWYERSTQFLVSHSYRRCGVDKTLVIKNIKKDVIIAQIYVDDIVFGLQAKQSEDGMFISQSKYAKNLLKMFGLDTAKHTKTLMGTPVKLTKDDNEVKLDPTLYRCMIGSLLYLTASRLDICYSVGVCASYQGNPMESHVTALKRSIRYVHNTLEYGISYSKETNSNLVCFSDVNWAGNADDRKSTSGGCFYLGDNLVSWHSKKQNFISLSIVEAEYIASGSCCTQLLWMKQMMSGYGFELDTLTISCDNTSAINISKNLIQHSRTKHIDIRHNFIRELVENKTLILEYIETDKQIADIFTRSLDSIRNPWHEHDVSGSASSALNGSASSALPPVASGSTSKSSLKTRTCK; the protein is encoded by the exons ATGGAGGAGGCCAAGGATCTGAATACCATgaaggtagaagaattaatgGGTTCTATTCAAACCTTTGAACTGAATCGACAAATGAGACAAAAAGAAAACCCGACcaaggtaaaagaaaaagaaaaatctattGCCCTGAAAGGCTTTGAGAAG AAAAATAGACAGCTTGTTTGCCTAAACAATACAGTTTCGGTAAATAAAGTTACTGATAATACGACATGTACTGTTGATGTTGTTGACACTGATTTTGATGAATCAGAAGCCAATGAAGATTCACTGGAAGAATCTTACAAAAAAT GGTTTCAATCAAAGGGAAAAATTGTGTTTGTTCAAGCTCGCTCATTACCTATTGTATCTTCTGATCTAACACTACAAGTTTCTGATCCATCAACATCACTGAATGTCTCATCAGCAAAGAGACAGATAG ACACTTTTTGCGATGGTGTTGCAGGTAAAGTAATTGGAAAGGGAACCCTAAATTTTGAAGG TGTGATTGATAAAGATGGAAATTGTGTTTTAAAAGTTTTAGATCATTTGACAATT GTATTGTTTAAGGATTACCCAAAATGGGTAAATAGTCTATTG GTTGAGATTTTAAATGGAAAAAAATACAATTTCGTGTGTGTAGATGATTTTTCTCGTTTTACTTGGGTTGATTTTTTAAGGGGAAAATCTGACACTTTTGAAGCTTTCAAaactttgtgtttaaaattaagagttgaaaaagattATAATATTGGAAAGATTGTTAGATATCGTAGGGATCATGGTAAAGAAGTTGAAAATACTGCGTTTGATGAATTCTATAAATCTTGTGGTATTTCTCATGAATTTTCAGCGCCCAAAACTCCTGGACAAAATGGAGTTGTTGAAAGAGAGAATCatactcttcaagaaatggcaaGAGTAATGTTGAATAGCAAGAAATTGTCCAAACGATTGTGGGATGGAGCTATTAATAATGCTTGCTATAAAATAAACAGTGTTTTTACATCCAG TAGGGCATATCGTGTGTACAACATGAGAAAACAAACTGTTATGGAATCTGCTAACATAGTTGTTGATGATGTGAAAGATTTTTCAGAATTTTCAACAGAAGTCGAGATGGAAAAATTCATGGAAAACACGCCTACTACCTCAGATGCCCAGTATGATGTATCAGAAACTTTGCCTGTTGTAACAGAAACATCAATTAAATTATCATCAATGGCGTCTGATACATCCCCATCTGAACAGGCAGAGGCACAAATGTCGAGAATCATCAATGATTCCATACATAGAGAACCCTCAAAAAG GTTGTTATTAGTTGTTGCATGCATCATGGGTTTCAAGTTGCATCAAGTAGATGTTAAATCTTCCTTTTTGAATGGCGTTTTAAATAAAGAAGCTTTTAATGAACAACCTAAGAGATTTGAAGATCCACGTTTTCCAAATCATGTTTTTAAGTTGATAAAAGTTgtgtatggtttgaaacaagccccATGGGCATGGTATGAAAGATCTACACAATTTTTGGTGTCTCATAGTTATCGAAGATGTGGAGTAGATAAAACACTTGTCATTAAAAATATCAAGAAAGACGTAATAATTGCTCagatatatgttgatgatattgtgtttg GTTTGCAGGCCAAGCAATCAGAAGATGGTATGTTCATATCTCAAAGTAAGTATGCCAAAAACTTGTTGAAAATGTTTGGGCTTGATACTGCGAAACATACCAAAACTCTCATGGGAACACCAGTTAAATTAACAAAAGATGACAATGAAGTTAAGTTAGATCCCACTTTATACCGTTGTATGATTGGCAGTCTTTTGTATCTCACTGCTAGTCGTCTTGATATATGTTATAGTGTTGGGGTATGTGCTAGttaccaaggaaatcccatggagtcacATGTGACTGCTTTAAAAAGAAGTATTAGATATGTTCACAATACTCTAGAATATGGGATTTCGTACTctaaagaaacaaattctaatcttgtgtgttttagtgatgtcAATTGGGCAGGTAATGCAGATGACAGGAAAAGCACAAGTGGAGGGTGTTTTTATCTAGGGGACAACTTGGTGTCATGGCATAGCAAAAAGCAGAATTTCATATCTCTTTCTATAGTTGAGGCTGAGTACATTGCTAGTGGCAGTTGTTGTACTCAActattatggatgaaacaaatgatgtcTGGCTATGGGTTTGAATTGGACACTTTAACCATTTCTTGTGATAATACCAGTgcaataaatatttctaaaaatctCATCCAACATTCACGCACAAAACACATTGATATTAGACACAATTTCATTAGAGAGCTTGTTGAAAATAAGACACTAATCTTGGAATACATTGAAACAGACAAGCAAATTGCTGATATTTTCACTAGGTCCCTTGATTCAATTCG GAACCCATGGCATGAACACGACGTAAGTGGTTCTGCCTCTTCAGCTTTAAATGGTTCTGCCTCTTCAGCTTTGCCTCCGGTGGCTTCAGGATCTACTTCGAAGTCCTCTCTCAAGACTAGGACTTGTAAATAG
- the LOC133801116 gene encoding BURP domain-containing protein BNM2A-like, producing the protein MGFGVASWKLLIHLLFFQQLAYGNHDESMMSKSYIQLPSSKTGEIEVTKVNDSHGEEKGNTQHFQAHDHLSHMEMDPNLMIFFTPNDLKVGKTMPVYFPKIDPSIIPPRLLPLDESSSIPFSLKQLPFLLNRFSFSQHSPQGRAVEDTLKQCESRSINGETKMCATSLESMLDFACGAFGLEDDISVVTTTHLTNLSVSLQNYTILEVPKEILPHKKKMVACHTMPYPYAVYYCHYQDSENKVYKILLGGENGDKVEAIAVCHMDTSQWSRNHVSFRVLRIEPGTLPVCHFFPSENLVWIPKPIST; encoded by the exons ATGGGCTTCGGAGTTGCTTCTTGGAAACTCTTAATTCATTTACTATTTTTCCAGCAG CTTGCTTATGGGAATCATGATGAGTCCATGATGAGTAAAAGCTATATACAACTTCCAAGCAGTAAAACTGGCGAGATTGAGGTCACGAAGGTAAATGATTCCCATGGAGAAGAAAAGGGAAACACACAACATTTTCAAGCTCATGATCACTTGTCTCACATGGAAATGGATCCAAATTTAATGATTTTCTTCACCCCGAATGACCTAAAAGTAGGCAAAACGATGCCTGTTTACTTTCCCAAGATAGATCCTTCTATTATACCTCCACGCTTGTTGCCTTTAGATGAATCTTCGTCCATTCCCTTCTCCCTCAAACAACTCCCTTTCCTTCTCAATCGCTTCTCTTTCTCCCAACACTCTCCCCAAGGTAGAGCCGTGGAGGATACCCTCAAGCAGTGTGAGTCTAGATCCATCAATGGAGAGACCAAGATGTGTGCTACTTCCCTAGAATCTATGCTCGATTTCGCATGTGGCGCATTCGGACTAGAGGATGACATTAGTGTTGTGACAACTACCCACTTGACCAATTTAAGTGTGTCTCTTCAGAACTACACTATTTTGGAAGTGCCTAAAGAGATATTGCCtcacaagaagaagatggtggcATGTCACACCATGCCTTACCCTTATGCAGTGTACTATTGCCATTACCAAGACAGCGAGAATAAGGTGTATAAGATCTTATTGGGTGGTGAAAATGGAGACAAGGTTGAAGCCATTGCTGTATGTCACATGGATACTTCGCAGTGGAGCCGTAACCATGTCTCATTTCGTGTGTTAAGAATCGAGCCCGGTACTTTACCAGTCTGCCATTTCTTCCCCTCGGAGAATCTCGTTTGGATTCCAAAACCCATATCGACCTAG